The following proteins are co-located in the Desulfatitalea tepidiphila genome:
- the thiL gene encoding thiamine-phosphate kinase, translated as MKIKDIGGEFALIDRLADLVALNHAQVVQGIGDDAAVIRTAPEPAPYLLVTTDLLVEGRHFKSTWASAHQIGFKASECNVSDIAAMGGTAQWMFVSLALPEDTEVTWVEKLYQGIMASCRQHGTALLGGDTTQGPTTTINIALLGSVLPVHLCLRSQARPGDRLMVTGCLGGSAAGLALLISGRKPSDYLLKKHLEPRCRMDVAGLIAPLANAMIDISDGLGAEVHHICTQSKVGAEIDAKKVPLQDEVIQAGRMIGVDPMQWALGGGEDFELLFSISPQNLPTLLQSGVDCYEIGRVTNQAGRALLIDADGHATPLTGGYNHFG; from the coding sequence ATGAAAATCAAGGACATCGGTGGAGAATTTGCCCTGATCGACCGCTTGGCGGATCTGGTCGCCCTAAATCATGCGCAGGTCGTGCAAGGCATCGGCGATGACGCTGCGGTCATCCGCACAGCCCCCGAACCGGCCCCCTACCTGCTGGTCACCACGGACCTGCTTGTCGAAGGGCGGCACTTCAAAAGCACGTGGGCCAGTGCCCATCAAATCGGATTCAAGGCATCGGAATGCAATGTGAGCGATATTGCAGCCATGGGGGGCACCGCCCAATGGATGTTCGTATCCCTTGCACTGCCCGAAGATACGGAAGTTACCTGGGTTGAAAAACTCTACCAGGGGATCATGGCCTCTTGCCGGCAGCATGGCACCGCGCTGCTTGGCGGCGATACCACCCAGGGCCCAACCACGACCATCAACATTGCCTTGCTTGGATCGGTGTTGCCCGTGCATCTGTGTCTTCGCAGCCAGGCCCGGCCCGGCGATAGATTGATGGTGACCGGCTGCCTGGGGGGATCAGCCGCTGGTCTGGCGCTGTTGATCAGCGGTCGAAAGCCTTCCGACTATCTCTTGAAAAAGCACCTTGAACCCAGATGCCGCATGGACGTGGCCGGATTGATCGCCCCGTTGGCCAATGCCATGATCGACATCAGCGATGGTTTGGGCGCCGAAGTGCATCATATCTGCACCCAAAGCAAGGTAGGGGCTGAAATAGATGCAAAAAAAGTTCCACTGCAAGATGAGGTGATCCAGGCAGGACGGATGATCGGCGTCGACCCGATGCAATGGGCGCTCGGCGGCGGAGAGGATTTCGAACTGCTTTTCTCCATATCGCCGCAAAATCTCCCCACCCTATTGCAGAGTGGTGTCGATTGCTACGAAATAGGGCGCGTAACGAACCAGGCGGGACGCGCCCTTCTTATCGATGCAGATGGCCATGCCACGCCGCTGACAGGTGGATACAACCATTTTGGATAA